In Thioclava sp. GXIMD2076, one DNA window encodes the following:
- a CDS encoding cryptochrome/photolyase family protein, with the protein MANKPRLVLVLGDQLTAEGAALRAADKTRDVIVMAEVRAETDYVGHHKQKIALVFAAMRAFAEGLRADGWTVAYTRFGEAGNSGSITGEILRRAEEHGAASAVTIAPGEWRLRQALEDCPIPVVQLPDDRFLCSEAEFAEWAKGRKSLRMEYFYREMRRKTGLLMAGDDPEGGQWNYDAENRKPAQADLFRVNAPRFAPDGTTREVLDLVAREFADNFGGLEGFNWAVDRKGAQKALAHFIAHNLADFGTYQDAMLEDDPLLYHSLLSPYLNLGLLGPLEVCQAAARAYAAGKVPLNSAEGFIRQIIGWREYVRGIYFHEGPDYTARNHLDQHRKLPWAYWGGKTEMNCLRHAVAQTRDLAYAHHIQRLMITGNFALLAGVDPAQVQEWYLAVYIDAFEWVEAPNTAGMSQFADGGVIASKPYVSSGAYIDRMSDYCGSCAYSVKKKMGEGACPFNLLYWHFLDRNREKFAGNPRMAVIYRSWDKRKPEDRETILGQAETMLNKIAQDAF; encoded by the coding sequence ATGGCGAATAAACCACGCCTCGTTCTGGTGCTGGGCGACCAGCTGACGGCCGAGGGTGCCGCCCTGCGCGCCGCCGACAAGACCCGCGATGTGATCGTGATGGCCGAGGTCCGCGCAGAGACCGATTATGTGGGCCATCACAAACAGAAGATCGCGCTGGTCTTTGCCGCGATGCGGGCTTTTGCCGAGGGCTTGCGGGCCGATGGCTGGACCGTGGCCTATACGCGGTTCGGCGAGGCGGGAAATAGTGGCTCGATCACCGGCGAAATCCTGCGCCGCGCCGAGGAACATGGGGCGGCTTCGGCTGTGACGATTGCACCGGGCGAGTGGCGGCTGCGGCAGGCATTGGAGGATTGCCCGATCCCCGTGGTGCAATTGCCCGATGACCGCTTCCTGTGCTCGGAGGCAGAGTTTGCCGAATGGGCCAAGGGCCGCAAATCGCTCAGGATGGAATATTTCTACCGCGAGATGCGCCGCAAAACAGGGCTCTTGATGGCAGGAGATGATCCAGAGGGTGGGCAGTGGAATTACGACGCCGAGAACCGTAAGCCCGCGCAGGCCGACCTATTCCGCGTGAACGCGCCGCGCTTTGCGCCGGATGGCACCACGCGCGAGGTGCTGGATCTGGTGGCGCGGGAGTTTGCCGATAACTTCGGCGGGCTCGAAGGGTTCAACTGGGCAGTGGACCGCAAGGGGGCCCAAAAGGCGCTCGCTCATTTCATCGCGCATAATCTGGCGGATTTCGGGACCTATCAGGATGCGATGCTGGAAGACGATCCGCTTCTCTATCACTCGCTCCTCTCGCCCTATCTCAATCTTGGCCTGCTGGGGCCTTTGGAGGTGTGTCAGGCGGCAGCCCGCGCCTATGCGGCGGGCAAGGTGCCGCTCAATTCTGCGGAAGGCTTTATCCGGCAGATCATCGGCTGGCGCGAATATGTGCGCGGCATCTATTTCCATGAGGGGCCGGACTATACCGCGCGCAACCATCTGGATCAGCACCGCAAACTGCCTTGGGCCTATTGGGGCGGCAAGACAGAGATGAACTGTCTGCGCCACGCCGTGGCCCAGACCCGCGATCTGGCCTATGCCCACCATATCCAGCGTCTGATGATCACCGGCAATTTCGCGCTTCTGGCGGGGGTGGATCCCGCGCAGGTGCAGGAGTGGTATCTTGCGGTCTATATCGATGCGTTCGAATGGGTCGAGGCGCCCAACACGGCGGGCATGAGCCAGTTTGCCGATGGCGGCGTGATCGCCTCCAAACCCTATGTCTCCTCGGGCGCCTATATCGACCGGATGTCGGATTATTGCGGGTCTTGCGCCTATTCGGTGAAGAAGAAAATGGGTGAGGGGGCCTGCCCGTTCAATCTGCTCTATTGGCACTTTCTCGACCGGAACCGCGAGAAATTCGCGGGGAACCCCCGTATGGCAGTCATTTATCGGTCATGGGACAAGAGAAAACCCGAGGATCGCGAAACGATCCTCGGGCAGGCCGAGACGATGCTCAACAAGATCGCGCAGGACGCGTTTTAG
- the yihA gene encoding ribosome biogenesis GTP-binding protein YihA/YsxC: MQIQFKEAPAPEQFAAERGRLMFAAPVEFLKGVVAMSGMPPADRIEVCFAGRSNVGKSSLINALTGRKNLARASNTPGRTQEINFFTTQDGPYLVDLPGYGFAQAPVPIVKKWQELLRAYLAGRPTLRRVFVLIDSRHGVKAVDEEILTLLDKSAVTFQVVLTKADKINAKDHEALFKQVSGALAKHAAAHPEIILTSSDKGVGIETLRAIIAGLD, from the coding sequence ATGCAAATCCAATTCAAGGAAGCCCCCGCCCCCGAGCAATTCGCCGCCGAACGTGGCCGGTTGATGTTCGCGGCTCCTGTCGAGTTTCTCAAAGGCGTTGTGGCGATGTCGGGCATGCCGCCTGCCGACCGGATCGAAGTCTGTTTTGCGGGCCGCTCGAATGTCGGGAAATCATCCCTGATCAACGCCTTAACAGGCCGCAAGAACCTTGCACGCGCCTCCAATACCCCAGGCCGGACGCAGGAGATCAACTTTTTCACCACGCAGGACGGCCCCTATCTGGTCGACCTTCCCGGCTATGGTTTCGCGCAGGCCCCCGTGCCGATCGTGAAAAAATGGCAGGAACTGCTGCGCGCCTATCTGGCGGGCCGCCCGACCCTGCGCCGCGTCTTTGTGTTGATCGATTCGCGCCATGGTGTGAAGGCCGTGGATGAGGAGATCCTGACGCTTCTGGATAAATCCGCCGTGACGTTCCAGGTGGTGCTGACCAAAGCCGACAAGATCAATGCCAAGGACCACGAGGCGCTCTTCAAGCAGGTCTCGGGCGCTCTGGCCAAACACGCGGCAGCGCATCCGGAGATCATCCTGACCTCGTCGGACAAGGGCGTTGGCATCGAGACACTCCGCGCGATCATTGCCGGTCTCGACTAA
- a CDS encoding MOSC domain-containing protein — protein sequence MTGILSHIFRHPIKAIGAEAINSASLTEGRALPLDRVWAVLHERSKIELREGRADWAQKLNFVVGVSAPALMAVTLETRGEAFCLSHPTKDPLVFSPQNAEDHARFLAWLDDLWPAHRPRPTGLAAAIDQPLTDQKTPVLSLIGTGSLGDLSQAAGTTLDMRRFRANLWVSGWGAMAEQELVGKRLRLGEAELEVVEPVGRCRATDGNPETGARDQDLLKLLKDRYGHTNFGIFVRVTKPGQIATGSKIEVI from the coding sequence ATGACCGGCATTCTGAGCCATATCTTCCGCCATCCGATCAAAGCGATCGGGGCGGAAGCCATCAACAGCGCGTCCCTCACAGAGGGGCGCGCTCTGCCTTTGGACAGGGTCTGGGCCGTGCTGCACGAGCGCTCCAAGATCGAACTCCGCGAGGGCCGCGCCGATTGGGCGCAAAAACTCAATTTCGTGGTGGGCGTCTCCGCCCCTGCCCTGATGGCTGTCACGCTCGAGACGCGCGGCGAGGCATTCTGCCTCTCGCATCCTACGAAAGATCCACTGGTTTTCTCACCGCAAAACGCCGAGGACCACGCGCGGTTTCTGGCATGGCTTGACGATCTCTGGCCCGCGCATCGCCCCCGCCCCACCGGACTGGCCGCGGCAATCGATCAGCCCCTGACCGACCAGAAAACGCCGGTCCTGTCGCTGATCGGCACCGGCTCGCTGGGCGATCTGTCGCAGGCGGCGGGCACCACCCTCGACATGCGCCGGTTCCGTGCCAATCTCTGGGTCTCGGGTTGGGGTGCCATGGCCGAGCAGGAGCTGGTCGGGAAGCGCCTGCGTCTGGGCGAGGCGGAGCTGGAAGTGGTCGAACCCGTAGGTCGCTGCCGCGCCACCGACGGCAACCCCGAAACCGGTGCGCGTGATCAAGACCTTCTCAAACTGCTGAAAGACCGCTATGGGCATACAAATTTCGGGATTTTCGTGCGCGTCACGAAACCCGGCCAAATCGCGACCGGCAGCAAAATCGAGGTGATCTGA